The following is a genomic window from Aphis gossypii isolate Hap1 chromosome X, ASM2018417v2, whole genome shotgun sequence.
tactttaataattgttgaatatactttattttatttttaaattttcaatctaTAATTTGTACAGAAATTGGTAAATATACTTGTTGTATacaagacaataataattatttaatctaatttttatacttactaataaactataaatatttttattttaaaggtagCAATTCATTGTAACCAGTATAATATGGAAAAAGTTGAAACTTACCAACAACAACCACCACTACCactacaacaacaacaaccaccgccaccgccaccgccaccgccacagCAACAACAGCAGTTAACAATGCCGCCTCTTGTGGCAAATTGTGTAACAACTTCAGTAagcttgttatttttaaaaatagtttcaatTGAATCGTAAGTATTTGATACTTAATATgaagtatttatacttatttatttaggtacatatattatacatacataattagtcttgttaatatgtacttttttaaatataaatatgtgtacttTTAATTAGCTTATAatctaagttttaaaataagttaatggtcaaatgttaaatgtgttgggttattgtttataatgttgatattttaccttttaaataggtatatataaaaaaaatttgcacaAATTACTAACTGtagtaattattgaaataaatgcaGGACCAGTAGTTAAACCTAATGAAGAATATTCATATCAGTAAACCAAATTTTACTGTCTAATAGAAATGTTTAGAAAGTAATTCAAAACTTATAGTACATCTATTTCAGAGTAGTTTTAGTCATAGtacaaattttatcaaactatATCATTTTTGGTATAACGATTGCAAATATTATTCCTAGGGTTTCTCGCATAAACGTGAGACATCTAAGCTTAAAATTTGTTGTGGTGTTGTAAATTCAATGTGGTTGAAGCTATTACTTGTTGCCaataacacttattatttttatgtatttatatttttttacaagtattataCAATCTGTATCATTAATACTATTAGAATATAGGCTAAAAGTACAATTGACGGCAATATTTTTGTGATGGGGGGAtatggtttttatataaatataaaatcccCAATACGAttcatattgatataataagttatgtgaaaaaaaaacaatttaagtatttaattaatagtcattaattaacaaattaattctattgtaaatattaaattattttaaaatttcaatgcaTTCTAATAATTGGCAACTTATAAACTCAACCATTAATTTGATGCcatatttattacatcatCTGACCAGTAGAATTCTATAAATCTATAcaaattttgtgtttatttacaGTCTAAGTCAGTGATATTTTGTCATCATTTGTGATGGATAGTGCCATAACTTTTTTGTAACTACATATATACCTTGACAGATCTAAcactgtcaaaaaaaaaaaaaaataataataaaataataataataataataatgacaatattaattcaatttaaatattattattatttttattatttatgctaaACTGTTTCGATGTATTACCTACTAAAGTATATGTGTCTTGCGCAAACTGTAAATACTTCTTTGCcgcgtttataaaaattacttatgttTTGTCATTGgatttatagaataaactgATAAAACATGATGGAGACGAATCAATTAATGAGAAGACTGGTTTAAAATGGCCATCGAAAGGTCATTTGTTATATAGTATGTgctttttaaatcaatttattgttattatagttaattgattgttttaaatttatttttataacagaaCTTCATAGGTTAGAACGGAGGAAGAAAATGAATAATCTATTGCCTCGTTCAGCATGTCCCAAAAGCCCATTGATGATATTTCATGAGTTGTTCAAAcatcaaaaacataaatcaattTCCTTACAAAAGTATCGATCTGATAATGTTATCAGATATGTAGCTACtgtttgtgtaatatataattttatttcatgctttatgaaataatataccaaatgattaataattattctttaaaaaaatgtagattgaTGGTCAAGAGTTTTATGGAAATGATAATTCCCCGATTCAAGCCCAAGAGGAGGCATGTGCAAAGTTCTTGCGTACTATGTTGGCAAAACAATTAAGTGAACAATCTGGtagtttaaaagttttgaactatttaacttttaatattgttcatataatatatgcatgtatgtataaatattgtcatacatttaattagaaaataaagaaGAATCTCCTATGGATGTTGAAATGGAAGTTGAAGAAAACGGTTCAGTATCATGTTCACATTTTGTTTCATTAGCtatgtataacttaataaatcaatGGGATATACAGCTTAACGGATCAACTGGCATCGAACAACCACAACCTAAGGTGAATAACCATTTATTCactattacaatttactttaaaCTACTAACAGTAATTGTTACTAATTGATTGATTTTGAAGTTGTTGGAGTAGATAGGTGTAGTAGGTAATATGATATGGTTATGTTAACACTAAAAATTGGcaggatttttattaatttttaaaattattattattattataatattagttggtTTTAAGAATGGTATTgcctataacaatattgttaaaaaaaataaaaatgtaatttttgctgggtcttaaattatgatttatgttaaCCTTTAATTTTAggggtattaataaaaacctatAACAAGTAACCacatttttctttacattactttttaatgacttaataaatatctataataaagtatgtataatatatatatatatcactacTCTATACTACTCCTTTTACTAAGGAATAAgcttatttgataaaataataaaatatttgatttgtcATATACTCTTTAAAACAactcaattttatataatattataatattacaaagtcAATGgttgtacttaataaaataactaaataaataacttactaaATCTACAAGGCGGTTTGagtacattattttctattcaaattttatatgacattattagataatataacaatgGTAATGATGATTTTACTAAAACTGTTAAggttgaacatttaataacaaatatggagtatctatatattactatattatcctttttattaccttttgtaacaaaaatttttatataaattcaatatcatgtttttttacctgtgatttttaattcatacatgcaaacattatattataatattttaacctaatctcttttattttagacttttTCCAAGAGAAAGTTTCCTGAAAAcccaaaaaaatatcatccaataagtttattatgtcttatgaagccaactttaaaatatattgaaactacaattaaaaaatttccacCACTCTTTCAAGTAAACTGTACAATAGATGGTATTGTATTTACTggaataggtaatattttctgtaacatttacttattgttttataagtaaaaataattcaaaattcctTTTTAAGGAAACACTGATATTATGAatgttatatgatttttttttaaatgtatacaacaaattttgtttagatcaataagtgttaatattaaaaaaatgtactgatagtttattactatgtatttatattttatagggccaaaaaaaaaagcagCCAAAAAGGAATGTTGTATTgcagcaataaaatatttttgggacTTTGATTTCCATgccatagaaaataattaacttattaagaattaatcatgattataaattataataatatgcacttgAATCGCTTATTGCAGAAACCCCCTAAATGACAGAAATTGTTCAACTTTTTTTCTctcttgtattttattagtaaacgCATCGATTTGTGTAGAAACCccatatgtaattataataatatacacttgtgtactagatatttttatttatcacctgtatttattttattttattatatataagaatacgtataagattattattgtatagacatagtattaactattaattttaattttaatacttatgttttttttcatcataataatgtcaagttaaatatacttaatgtatGTTAGATTAGAATCCCCCTAATTCTGAAATtagataagttatttatatatattatatacaaatgtcttaactattaatatacttgggataaaatattaatttatttaacttatgattgcaactttaataaataagtcattataatacatgaatacctccttatattttaatattgttaaaattattctataggACCcagtatttataacttattctgaccaaatttattttgtaatcgatacaaaatattatatattaaacttttaaattattttatttccaaaaaaatctAGCACACAACAGTTCTGTAGACCTGATCCACCAAGAtcattaatatctaattttttcttgtttcTGTAGAAATTATCCTAATGCATGACAGAAAATGTAGACATAGATCACACGTCAAACTCAGGCCCCACGGCATATACTTTTATGTGGCCTAAATCAAAAAAGCAAAgttaagtgggtaccgctctgctgtatattatatgccgtgtggatcactgttacattattataagagtgttaaatttgaatccaatgatagacATTTGATAGACATCCAATgacattattgtatacaaaaaattattctgaacggagatgatttttcagtctaggatataatttccagtggttggtgaaaaaggtgttaaatgttttaatgcttgaatacaccaaagtttaaataaagtttttataattattgtaagccaaacttatagaaaatcttgtattaaattttcaactcttagctacttttaaaaaaaaatttatgaattatacctacaaaataatttgcaaatattcatgattttgactaatttttgtcaataatggaacttcaaatgttaataataaaaatcgtgCCTATatgttcttataatttttgaatcactatattactaacttatgaggaactttgtattaaattttaaagtattttaattcaaccaaaatttttttaacgatatttgtaaaaaaaaatttacaaaaacgaatattttaaatgcctataaatagcattaaaataagcgaaatattttgaaaattaaattatgcaaaGAAAAGgttaatctaaataactggtgaaattttaaagtatctcgatttttttgaaaactgttggaaaatgtttacttttgacctctataatgcaccaaggatattggCTTtgacatcggaaaccacctccagagtttgaaattgaattgaAGCATTAattcgacaagttatgctgtacacagacacacaaaaaaaaaaaaaacattaaaacacgcataattgtaaaatcaatacattcattacatcgttcagaatctaaaataataaaaacaatgacaTATTAGgcatattgaatttattatcagTATGTGTTCGACTGCCAATTGTTACTCAAATAAAAGGTAACACCTAAAATcaagtctatattattattattaaaggtgGGACGCTTTACGTCGGGACTTTTTTTACTAGGACTTTTTTTTTGACGAATCGCCGCCACGTGTGGTATCCAACGCGTTCTACGTGTGTGGTATCGTTGGTATGCTGGAATATGACTGGACGCGTCGTCTTCATTATTAACAGTAAATACACCGCAAAAAGTATAAACAGCGTGTCGTTCGGACTCTGTTCGAGTCTGTTGAGCGCGTTACTGTATAACTCGACACTCATCGACATGGCAGAAGACGGTCAGGTACGTTAATCGATTATGTCTGACTACATTACTGTTATCTGTTACGtaggaaaaattattaaaaatttgcttaCTTCTCGATTCCTCGGGTACGGGTTCCTTATCAGTGGCAGATCAGTACCAAATGGTGGAATATGAGAATGTTTTGAAAGAATATCAAACtgttaaaacataataggtacctacttaattatataagcactgagaataatttattatattgaaatacaatattagtacctattatgtatattttactttaccgGTAATCTGATAGAAGTACATGGGAAAaactaaattgtaaaatttaatgaaactaGTTCAGGACTCATAATTACTAAGCtatagcattattatttattatatattttttcaaataatcaaaaagtattaggtatatattataaaatatcgttaaaTTTGAACACTGTGTTTAGTTGACAatgatcaattaatatttaatgattcttGCATGTGTTTAGGGCGAGGAGAATCCGGGATATGGTGGATGCGAAGGTCCGGATTCTATGTATGTCAAGCTAATATCAAGTGACGGGCATGAGTTTATTATCAAGCGAGAGCATGCCTTGATGTCAGGCACAATAAAAGCTATGTTAAATGGTCCCGGCGAGTTTTCAGAAAGTGAAACAAATGAAATCCATTTCAGGGAAATATCGTAAGTAGCATTGATGATGGTTAAAATTAAGGTCCGGAAATACATGTTTTCACGTAATATTGTTACTGAGTCTTACGAGAATAAAAATTGTGGACGATTCATTGAACACTGGGTTCAAAaggaaaagttttttttgctTACCTATTTGAGAATATTTCAAAGggttatagaatatttagcACATTTTGGAATATTTGGTCCATTTTGAGAAAACAATGccaatttcttataatttcaataaaaagttACATGGAAAAAATTGTTAGGATCTtttatagcaatataataatatatttacaggatataataattacaataatattttttgtataattttgatagaaaaaaaaacacattgataatatttgtaagtaGCCATATAGCCATGCTGTTCATTTAATATAGTGGCTTAGCCGTAAAGCTGGCTGTTATTCATCCATACTGataagaacaaaatatttattttatcaattattcaaacatttttttatgttttgatataataaatatttttattatattgtttatatattataattctttaataatttcattacaaaAGTGTATACCTCATTTGagtataattagatatttaacgaataatgtaaaaataaataggtagtgaatatttacattttttttttttaaataattttgcgtatttttgaattttttttagagaatataaatattgcaatttCTTTAGATAATATGAGCATCATATTTTagacatattttgaaaatataaagctggatatagttataagtatataatatatatataagttatcatatagatatataatacaaatctaAACAGAagccttaaaaatattctttttttatttttcttgtagCTCTCGCATTTTATCAAAGGTCTGTATGTACTTGGCATATAAAGCACGTTACACAAACAACCCAATTGACATTCCCGATTTCCCTGTTACATTAGAAACGGTAATGGAACTTCTGATGGCAGCTAACTTTTTggattgttaataatattgtgtaataaaaacttatatttacaaattattatgattacagAATTTAACCAatctaaacttttaaaacattctTTTCTTGATAACTCATAgactagtaaataataatttgtatttaatattatttattgttactataaaattataatgtggttatagatttacaaaaaataataaattcgaattaatttattagtaggtatttatgatgattatacttattttgtcttatatagttatataatatgtaaaaacaaaattgaatataattatattatatacaatataactattttacattttacattttgtttcttttttttaacataatttaattatctacattttataaaatcttaaacattataaatttcatttactgaaaaattaatctaatatttattagatgcACAAATAGTtcagataataataagataaaatcaatcaatagaaaaaaacaattattatattaacaatattaaatacacacatattttattatatttaattttattttattaatagacatttaaaaaaaatatgtattacataattttttactaaataaaatatttgaatacataaaacttctaatatatataattgaattataatatactttgacttgtattaaattaacttgttcaaatatgaaatatgtatcatgtaattaaataatttaaaatgtttaaattatacctaaatgtaaattggtttaaaattgtattaatgcaTACAAAAATAGCTGTCAatgagataataaataaacacttcaaaaaacaaaatttatattattaacagttaaatttattagtaataattatagtccggaattgtatgaattttcatatttttactgaGATTATGCAGTTAAATGAGTATAAGAAATATCTACAATTTGTTTAGTAAAGAACGCATAGAAAAGTTTATagcatatacattaaaaatgactgtatattgtataatgtatgtattttaatcttatattatagaattttaatataaaatatgtaaataataagttatttattatagtgtaataccatatatattaatcacaTCTACTGTTAAGCACAGTCATCAATAACAATttctatcaatttttttagtactaGTAATTCCTTTATtacttgtaatttgtaaattatatttttagtcttATATTTGTACTCAAACTTATGGGTAGTAAATAGCGATGAGTCACTTTACACATCAgtgctttaaaaattaaaacgataaacaaatgatatttttattacatacaaaatctaaatatgATAACATTAATGAGGATATTTAAACAACCTTAATATCATCTAATACACCAAAATGGGtgtcatgtataataatacaatacgcctaaagttttttgttataaaatatggtatgGTACCATTAATCCGAGAATAAAACAGTCTAGATTTCAACATTACTCACATTCACATgccaataattgaataaatattttttaaagtaaattaaaacatcatcaatatttaaataaaaacatatagattttaataaagtaaataacatgtataaacacaatacctttttaaaaaatttaaatctaatattatatacaaaatattataaacttagatGATCGTTtcgaatcaaattaaaaaaaataataatgataataacaataacaaattaaataactattgattaatcatcaaacaaaaatttataaatgtgtatacagTTAATTATACCACTGTTCTTTAATATCGtcttaattaaacatataggGCAGGGATGGGCAACAGGCGCCCCGCGAGCATTTTTTATCTGGCCCATCCTGGCCGTTCTACATTTCCAAATCACATGATGACCacctatttatatcttatttatatattattaataaaataaatgtatattttgataacctttttttttttttgcttttattatttaaacaataataatataatataaaatatattttttactacaataataataatactacaaatataacatatattaatgtaactcCCTACCACCACCACAACCAATGTTGAAAAttggtatgtattattgttaaatcaataaatattttctaaataaaaatataagatactttacaatacaactatttaaaatagcagtttttgaaaaattttaaattattttacattgataATTTGATCTTGTccagttttattatatgtgaatattatttatatctttcaAATAACATGCTGCTGAAtcagaacttaaatttttatcagatattgtataaattatatctttaagAGACATAACTTTTtgcgataattatttatttattttttttattttttttaaatttttttctaggactgatattgaatttaaaactgaTTTGAAATTATCTGACCTAggaaagaaattattatttatttatattatgaacctctgaaatataaagatataatacatcataatttaaccagaaagtaaaattataaaatatatatatatataggtatattttttaaagattaagaTTATACTGTAGATGACCTggaaaagaaattattatttattactattatacaattttatttgtttattattatacttgcatTTTACACTCTGGTGTCTGAGCTGACGATTCGGTACATTCAGTGTAAGAGATTGATAATGTAGGAGTCTCAAGATTTTAATCTCTGAAATATGAAGCATTACATAATGTAACcagaaagtaaaattattaaataaggaTTATGGTTGTACTGTAGTTCTGCAAATCCAAATGaaacaatattgtactttTGTATTACTCCTCGGGCAACAAACAGTTGTATGGCTAATCTTCATCACACACCttgtactattttttgttataatgtaatgaactTAACCTATGCCAATATGCCATGTCTTTACTTCATTCAGACATAATAATTCTATCCATTTTACCTTCACTTTTTTGTCTTTAGGAaacctttaaataatttcatattacatATCATGTTAATATGCTATGTttgaatataaactaatacatGTAGTATCTACCCATactacatttaaattgttgagTTCTTATTTCACTTACGATTGAGAAGACAAATCCCAATCATTTTTAGCGTTACTTCGGCATACACAAAACCTTAGCtccgttttaaattataacttttgaatgttttttgtaattgttaaattaaagtatataacaaaaaatatagtataatattaaaaagaataatttattataacataaagatttgaagatgtataataataataatatcatctgaTACGAATTTCAatagttacctacctataataagttgacattttgaaatgtttatcaCTATCATATTGGCGGGTTTCTTTTGTTGATAATGTGATGAGAGAGCCTCGATTGCCTCTCCTTAAACTTCTCCTCCGGGAACGCGgcttcaaatattatgtttaacaaaGCTGCTGACGTCGTGGCCCATccatattatctttaattgtCTACGGGTCACTGATTAAAATTGCGTAGTTGCGTACCAGTATGACAGTAACCACAAAATGTTATCGCCAAGATAtaacatgcataatattactttgtCGAATAAGTAGGCGTTAATTAACTGCTGATGATGAGTATAAGCAGATTTTGTTATGACActgtatagatttttattgtactgatttatatacatatatatatatgtatagtaggtttatcgaattatttattttgcactccaatgataatatacgctttttatattatactggtcACTGGACTCGTCTGTTCAGTTTGATTTTAGAAAACTATAAAGCcgcataacaataatagccAATTATGTGACtaattcgttataatataataataataaatatttttatatttataatgcgtGACGTTACCTACCGCCGCGCCGTTGGCGctgttaaatagtattatacaatagattaaaatttaaaattgtctaaTTTATAACGAacataatagtaggtatagcgTAGTATACTTAGCTTAAAACTCTGAATAATGACGATAtttgcaaaattattaaaaacctagATGGGTAccctttataaaaatttacctaataatattataatattaccaatcattaaggtaataatataattctattttgaGTCATGACGTGTGTTATGGTCTATTAATTAGACTAATCAAttatgtgattaaaaaattggaatgttttttttttttttttttttaataactcctCCTTACAATTTTAGCCTAAAGGTATAGTACCTAAATAcgctttataatatacaggtttCTGAGTAGTACCTATATGACAATTGTCAATGTACAATAGACTTAGCACACGTTAGTACTCGTAAtagtatcattaaaatattatgtacttgtaATATCTCAATTCATAGGAATATATTCTGTTGGAgtcatatttcaataaatttaaaaacagcctttaacttatatttgtaaacaaacattaaaaacaatttttttttaatattatataagtaggtacctattgttcAATGCTGACTCTGATGTATGGGCATGTTCATTTAtcgtaatgtattaaatttctatttaatatataattaatgaa
Proteins encoded in this region:
- the LOC114131980 gene encoding uncharacterized protein LOC114131980 — encoded protein: MEKVETYQQQPPLPLQQQQPPPPPPPPPQQQQQLTMPPLVANCVTTSNKLIKHDGDESINEKTGLKWPSKGHLLYKLHRLERRKKMNNLLPRSACPKSPLMIFHELFKHQKHKSISLQKYRSDNVIRYVATVCIDGQEFYGNDNSPIQAQEEACAKFLRTMLAKQLSEQSENKEESPMDVEMEVEENGSVSCSHFVSLAMYNLINQWDIQLNGSTGIEQPQPKTFSKRKFPENPKKYHPISLLCLMKPTLKYIETTIKKFPPLFQVNCTIDGIVFTGIGPKKKAAKKECCIAAIKYFWDFDFHAIENN
- the LOC114131975 gene encoding elongin-C-like — translated: MTGRVVFIINSKYTAKSINSVSFGLCSSLLSALLYNSTLIDMAEDGQGEENPGYGGCEGPDSMYVKLISSDGHEFIIKREHALMSGTIKAMLNGPGEFSESETNEIHFREISSRILSKVCMYLAYKARYTNNPIDIPDFPVTLETVMELLMAANFLDC